A single region of the Streptomyces sp. NBC_01381 genome encodes:
- a CDS encoding sporulation delaying protein family toxin has protein sequence MKIKQRGILAVAGITTAAVCVVGSNAVAADTGTDTAKAAVSAPAISAKTDGENIFRGLFFSQGKVGKDLSRLDLFSEARQHLDNESADEKRASDAVIKLINKKSPGFFADFSKKSRSGDPRKVERAVSEAQATLLSVAKEDKSAMPVENGQRCGVTVAVGAAVVHVAAVVTAAGAVVTVTVAVGANFVKGKNWFWSAQPTGGDGTQLSKDEAVAQVTKALKAA, from the coding sequence ATGAAAATCAAGCAGCGCGGAATCCTGGCTGTTGCCGGCATCACGACGGCAGCCGTTTGCGTGGTGGGGTCCAACGCGGTTGCCGCGGACACCGGCACGGACACGGCCAAGGCGGCGGTCAGCGCTCCTGCGATATCGGCCAAGACCGACGGCGAGAACATCTTCCGAGGTCTGTTCTTCTCGCAGGGCAAGGTCGGGAAGGACCTGTCCCGGCTGGATCTCTTCTCCGAGGCGCGTCAGCACCTCGACAACGAATCCGCTGACGAGAAGCGTGCTTCCGACGCCGTGATCAAGCTGATCAACAAGAAGTCGCCCGGCTTCTTCGCCGACTTCAGCAAGAAGTCCCGCAGCGGCGACCCGCGCAAGGTGGAGCGGGCGGTCTCCGAGGCCCAGGCAACGCTTCTCTCCGTGGCCAAGGAAGACAAGTCCGCCATGCCCGTGGAGAACGGCCAGCGCTGTGGCGTCACCGTCGCAGTCGGCGCCGCGGTGGTGCATGTCGCGGCCGTCGTGACGGCCGCCGGTGCCGTTGTCACCGTCACCGTCGCGGTGGGCGCCAACTTCGTCAAGGGCAAGAACTGGTTCTGGAGCGCCCAGCCGACCGGCGGCGACGGAACGCAGCTGTCGAAGGACGAGGCTGTCGCCCAGGTCACCAAGGCACTCAAGGCCGCGTAA
- a CDS encoding SdpA family antimicrobial peptide system protein → MKSKLRYLYDAFSQHRSDSVAVSPKAIVSIILIWAVVILYAVQEQLPKNVISLPAQKEVRHTVVNMAPQGWAFFTKSPRDPEVIPFKRESGNWESKSLTPHAEPRNAFGLNRASRAQGVEIAMLLSGAKQDDWHSCDDSRAACLEKFGAAARSIDNKQPNPTLCGTIGLSAERPTPWAWRDLVPETHTPERVLVVEVTC, encoded by the coding sequence ATGAAAAGCAAACTCCGATATCTCTACGACGCCTTCAGTCAGCACAGAAGCGATTCCGTCGCTGTCTCGCCGAAGGCGATCGTCTCCATCATCCTCATCTGGGCTGTTGTCATCCTGTACGCGGTCCAGGAACAGTTGCCCAAGAACGTCATTTCGCTGCCGGCCCAGAAAGAGGTCAGGCACACCGTGGTGAACATGGCTCCGCAGGGGTGGGCGTTCTTCACCAAATCCCCGCGCGACCCGGAAGTGATTCCGTTCAAGAGGGAATCGGGCAACTGGGAATCGAAGTCGCTGACGCCGCACGCGGAACCGCGAAACGCTTTCGGGCTCAACCGTGCGTCACGTGCCCAAGGCGTCGAGATAGCGATGCTCCTTTCGGGCGCGAAACAGGACGACTGGCATTCCTGCGACGACAGCAGAGCGGCCTGCCTCGAAAAATTCGGCGCGGCCGCCCGAAGCATCGACAACAAGCAACCGAACCCCACGCTGTGCGGGACGATCGGCTTGTCGGCGGAGCGTCCGACTCCCTGGGCCTGGCGTGACCTCGTCCCGGAGACCCACACCCCGGAGCGTGTCCTGGTTGTGGAGGTGACGTGCTGA
- the kdpB gene encoding potassium-transporting ATPase subunit KdpB, whose translation MNIDVTKQEDNVSTTTPTKAPHGDLSGGHQPAGRVGGGLFDPKQLLKSFPDAMKKLDPRVMVKSPVMFVVLIGSVVTTVLALKDPGDWFGWAIAVWLWLTTIFANLAEAVAEGRGKAQADTLRKAKTDTVARRLVGKNEERVPGTELKIGDLVVCEAGDVIPGDGDVVEGVASVDESAITGESAPVIRESGGDRSAVTGGTKVLSDRIVIKITTKPGETFIDRMINLVEGAARQKTPNEIALNILLASLTIVFLLAVVTLKPFAIYAGADEQTSMIVLTALLVCLIPTTIGALLSAIGIAGMDRLVQRNVLAMSGRAVEAAGDVSTLLLDKTGTITLGNRQASEFVPVRGTTESEVADAAQLSSLADETPEGRSIVVLAKEKYGLRERHQGELSHATWIEFTAQTRMSGVDVDGKQTRKGAAGSVIAWVTENGGTVADDADTLANKISEAGGTPLLVAVKDDKGARVLGVIHLKDVVKEGMRERFDELRRMGIKTVMITGDNPLTAKAIAEEAGVDDFLAEATPEDKMALIKREQAGGKLVAMTGDGTNDAPALAQADVGVAMNTGTSAAKEAGNMVDLDSNPTKLIEIVEIGKQLLITRGALTTFSIANDVAKYFAIIPAMFTVAYPSLDKLNIMGLASPESAILSAVVFNALVIIALVPLALKGVQYRPTSADKMLRRNLGIYGLGGLIAPFIGIKIIDLIISLIPGIG comes from the coding sequence ATGAACATCGACGTGACGAAGCAAGAGGACAACGTGTCCACCACGACTCCGACGAAGGCGCCCCATGGCGACCTGTCCGGCGGACACCAGCCGGCCGGACGTGTCGGTGGGGGTCTGTTCGACCCCAAGCAGCTGCTGAAGTCCTTCCCGGACGCGATGAAGAAGCTCGACCCGCGGGTGATGGTCAAGTCGCCCGTGATGTTCGTGGTCCTGATCGGCTCGGTGGTCACCACCGTGCTGGCGCTCAAGGACCCGGGCGACTGGTTCGGCTGGGCGATCGCGGTGTGGCTGTGGCTGACCACGATCTTCGCCAACCTGGCGGAGGCGGTGGCCGAGGGCCGCGGCAAGGCCCAGGCCGACACGCTGCGCAAGGCCAAGACCGACACGGTCGCCCGCCGCCTCGTCGGCAAGAACGAGGAGCGGGTCCCGGGCACCGAGCTGAAGATCGGTGATCTGGTGGTCTGCGAGGCCGGCGATGTGATCCCCGGCGACGGTGACGTCGTCGAGGGTGTCGCGAGCGTCGACGAGTCCGCCATCACCGGCGAGTCGGCTCCGGTCATCCGCGAGTCCGGCGGCGACCGCTCGGCCGTCACCGGCGGTACAAAGGTGCTGTCCGACCGCATCGTCATCAAGATCACGACGAAGCCGGGCGAGACGTTCATCGACCGCATGATCAACCTGGTCGAGGGCGCTGCCCGGCAGAAGACCCCGAACGAGATCGCCCTCAACATCCTGCTGGCCTCGCTCACGATCGTCTTCCTGCTCGCCGTCGTGACGCTGAAGCCGTTCGCGATCTACGCGGGCGCCGACGAGCAGACCTCGATGATCGTCCTGACCGCGCTCCTCGTCTGCCTCATCCCGACGACGATCGGCGCGCTGCTCTCGGCGATCGGCATCGCCGGCATGGACCGCCTGGTGCAGCGCAACGTCCTGGCGATGTCCGGCCGGGCCGTCGAGGCGGCCGGTGACGTGTCGACGCTGCTCCTGGACAAGACGGGCACGATCACGCTGGGCAACCGCCAGGCGTCGGAGTTCGTGCCGGTGCGCGGTACGACGGAGTCGGAGGTCGCGGACGCCGCCCAGCTGTCCTCGCTGGCCGACGAGACGCCCGAGGGCCGCTCCATCGTCGTACTGGCGAAGGAGAAGTACGGGCTGCGCGAGCGCCACCAGGGCGAGCTGTCCCACGCCACCTGGATCGAGTTCACCGCCCAGACCCGTATGTCGGGTGTGGACGTGGACGGCAAGCAGACCCGCAAGGGCGCGGCTGGATCGGTCATCGCCTGGGTCACCGAGAACGGCGGTACGGTCGCCGACGACGCCGACACGCTGGCCAACAAGATCTCCGAGGCCGGCGGCACGCCGCTGCTCGTCGCGGTCAAGGACGACAAGGGCGCCCGTGTCCTGGGTGTCATCCACCTGAAGGACGTCGTCAAGGAGGGCATGCGGGAGCGGTTCGACGAGCTGCGGCGCATGGGCATCAAGACGGTCATGATCACGGGTGACAACCCGCTGACCGCCAAGGCCATCGCCGAGGAGGCGGGTGTCGACGACTTCCTCGCCGAGGCCACGCCCGAGGACAAGATGGCGCTGATCAAGCGCGAGCAGGCCGGTGGCAAGCTCGTCGCGATGACCGGTGACGGCACCAACGACGCCCCGGCTCTCGCCCAGGCGGACGTGGGTGTGGCTATGAACACCGGTACCTCGGCCGCCAAGGAGGCCGGGAACATGGTGGACCTGGACTCCAACCCGACCAAGCTCATCGAGATCGTGGAGATCGGCAAGCAACTGCTGATCACCCGGGGCGCGTTGACGACGTTCTCGATCGCCAACGACGTCGCGAAGTACTTCGCGATCATCCCGGCCATGTTCACGGTCGCCTACCCGTCGCTCGACAAGCTCAACATCATGGGCCTGGCCTCGCCCGAGTCCGCGATCCTCTCCGCGGTCGTCTTCAACGCGCTGGTCATCATCGCGCTCGTTCCGCTCGCCCTGAAGGGCGTTCAGTACCGGCCGACCAGCGCGGACAAGATGCTCCGTCGAAACCTCGGAATCTACGGATTGGGCGGCCTGATCGCGCCGTTCATCGGCATCAAGATCATCGACCTGATCATTTCTCTCATCCCCGGAATCGGCTGA
- a CDS encoding potassium-transporting ATPase subunit C: protein MNNSVASTARLLGAGLRALLVLTVICGVIYPLAVTGIAQGLFNDKANGSEIKSGGKVVGSELIGQRYDLPLKKGQETAEPDLKWFQPRPSNGLGENSVNTQYQLILSGATNLAGDNKDLIKQVKDAQAAVVKDNSTADFKVKPSDVPAEAVTSSGSGLDPHISPDYAELQAHRVAEKNHLSVAQVDKLVADHTDDRILGFIGEPRVNVLQLNIALKELTKG, encoded by the coding sequence ATGAACAATTCAGTGGCTAGTACGGCGCGGTTGCTGGGGGCGGGCCTGCGGGCGCTGCTCGTGCTGACCGTGATCTGCGGCGTCATCTACCCGCTCGCCGTCACCGGGATCGCCCAGGGCCTGTTCAACGACAAGGCCAACGGCTCGGAGATCAAGAGCGGGGGCAAGGTCGTCGGCTCCGAGCTCATCGGACAGCGTTACGACCTGCCCCTGAAGAAGGGGCAGGAGACCGCGGAGCCGGACCTGAAGTGGTTCCAGCCGCGGCCCTCCAACGGCCTCGGGGAGAACAGCGTCAACACGCAGTACCAGCTGATCCTGTCCGGTGCCACCAATCTCGCCGGTGACAACAAGGACCTGATCAAGCAGGTGAAGGACGCGCAGGCGGCCGTCGTCAAGGACAACTCCACGGCCGACTTCAAGGTCAAGCCATCGGATGTGCCGGCCGAGGCCGTCACCTCGTCCGGCTCGGGCCTGGACCCGCACATCTCCCCGGACTACGCGGAGTTGCAGGCCCACCGGGTCGCGGAGAAGAACCACCTGAGCGTCGCGCAGGTCGACAAGCTCGTCGCCGACCACACCGACGACCGGATCCTCGGTTTCATCGGCGAGCCCCGCGTCAACGTCCTCCAGCTCAACATCGCGCTCAAGGAACTGACCAAGGGCTGA
- a CDS encoding GntR family transcriptional regulator gives MLLRLNAADARPLHEQVAGAIRRAIAEGECAPGDRLPPARDLSQALGVNANTVLRGLRTLRDEGVLEFRRGRGVTVADGADQRSDLVEQVRALVADAARRGYSKADIIAIIEGDS, from the coding sequence ATGTTGCTGAGACTGAACGCTGCGGATGCCCGCCCTCTTCACGAACAGGTGGCGGGTGCGATCCGGCGGGCGATCGCCGAGGGAGAGTGCGCGCCGGGGGACCGACTGCCCCCGGCCCGTGATCTGTCCCAGGCGCTCGGCGTCAACGCCAACACTGTGCTGCGAGGGCTCAGGACGTTGCGGGACGAAGGTGTCCTCGAGTTCCGGCGGGGCCGCGGTGTGACCGTGGCCGACGGCGCGGACCAACGCTCCGACCTGGTGGAACAGGTGCGTGCCCTCGTCGCCGACGCGGCTCGCCGGGGCTACAGCAAGGCCGACATCATCGCCATCATCGAGGGGGATTCGTGA
- a CDS encoding response regulator, producing MTRVLVVEDDAQLARALVINLQARKYTVDAAPDGATALRLVAAEQPDLILLDLGLPDMDGIEVIKALRGWSRAPVLVLSARSGSEDKIRALDVGADDYMTKPFSMDELLARLRAATRRTIESPPPTQTAMVVGTDEFTVDLLAKRVRRGDRDIRLTPTEWHLLEILVTHPGVLVSQRRLLTEVWGPSYRGKTNYLRVYMAQLRRKLEADPAHPRHLVTEPGMGYRFEA from the coding sequence ATGACCCGGGTGCTTGTCGTGGAGGACGACGCACAGCTCGCCCGCGCCCTGGTGATCAATCTCCAGGCGCGCAAGTACACGGTGGACGCGGCACCCGACGGTGCCACCGCCCTCCGGCTCGTGGCGGCCGAGCAACCGGACTTGATCCTGCTCGATCTCGGACTGCCCGACATGGACGGCATCGAGGTCATCAAGGCCCTCCGGGGCTGGAGCCGGGCCCCGGTCCTGGTCCTCTCCGCGCGCAGCGGCTCCGAGGACAAGATCCGCGCCCTCGACGTGGGCGCCGACGACTACATGACCAAGCCGTTCAGCATGGATGAGCTCCTTGCCCGCCTGCGGGCCGCCACACGCCGCACGATCGAGTCGCCCCCACCGACCCAGACGGCCATGGTGGTCGGCACCGACGAATTCACCGTCGACCTGTTGGCCAAGAGAGTCCGGCGCGGGGACCGCGACATACGGCTGACCCCGACCGAGTGGCACCTGCTGGAGATCCTGGTCACCCATCCCGGGGTGCTCGTCAGCCAGCGCCGGCTGCTCACGGAGGTCTGGGGGCCCAGTTACAGGGGAAAGACCAACTATCTCCGGGTCTACATGGCCCAGCTGCGGCGGAAACTGGAGGCCGACCCCGCCCACCCCCGCCATCTGGTCACCGAGCCTGGAATGGGCTACCGCTTCGAAGCGTGA
- a CDS encoding sporulation-delaying protein SdpB family protein has protein sequence MRQRTITLPWGTGYGLARTLLALGTLGTLAFSDAASLFQEVATVGQYPLCQGVAGGGAFCLVEPDHYDTVRWLCCAVLLVAASGWRPCLTAIPHAYVAFSVFTGISIPDGGDQITWVLTLLIALVSLGDSRRWHWTSAQPSLPAPEQRGTLALIGVSAIYVARVQMAVLYFQSCVAKLPHAEWADGTALYYWVNNDAFGAAGWLRPALNAVVQSPAGVAAMTWGPLVLEIALAAALLMPQKVRWMLLPAGALFHLSIAVTMGLWSFALAMWGGLLLLLAPLGHDPDIGSMLRKSLRRTSSPEPTPPREPAKEGVPA, from the coding sequence ATGCGACAGCGCACGATCACCCTTCCCTGGGGCACGGGCTACGGACTGGCCCGTACGCTGCTGGCCCTGGGCACCTTGGGCACGCTCGCGTTCAGTGACGCCGCCTCCCTCTTCCAGGAAGTGGCGACCGTCGGCCAGTACCCGCTGTGCCAGGGAGTCGCCGGCGGAGGCGCCTTCTGCCTCGTGGAGCCCGATCACTACGACACCGTCCGCTGGCTGTGCTGCGCCGTCCTGCTCGTCGCGGCGAGCGGATGGAGGCCCTGTCTCACCGCCATTCCCCACGCCTACGTGGCGTTCAGCGTCTTCACCGGCATCTCCATCCCGGACGGCGGCGACCAGATCACCTGGGTGCTCACCCTGCTGATCGCTCTGGTGTCGCTGGGCGATTCCCGTCGCTGGCACTGGACATCCGCCCAACCCTCCCTGCCCGCCCCGGAACAGCGCGGCACCCTGGCGCTGATCGGTGTCAGCGCGATCTACGTGGCCCGCGTCCAGATGGCCGTGCTGTACTTCCAGTCGTGCGTGGCCAAACTCCCGCACGCCGAATGGGCCGATGGGACCGCCCTGTACTACTGGGTGAACAACGACGCGTTCGGGGCGGCGGGCTGGCTACGCCCTGCGCTCAACGCCGTCGTGCAGAGCCCGGCAGGCGTCGCCGCCATGACCTGGGGGCCGCTCGTGCTGGAGATCGCCCTGGCCGCCGCTCTTCTGATGCCTCAGAAGGTGCGCTGGATGCTGCTGCCCGCCGGAGCGCTCTTCCATCTCTCCATCGCGGTGACCATGGGCCTGTGGAGCTTCGCCCTCGCCATGTGGGGCGGCCTGCTCCTGCTCCTGGCACCGCTCGGCCACGACCCGGACATCGGCTCCATGCTCCGCAAGTCGCTCCGCCGGACCAGCTCGCCGGAGCCCACGCCACCACGTGAGCCGGCCAAAGAAGGCGTTCCAGCCTGA
- a CDS encoding sensor histidine kinase KdpD: MGRGKLRIYLGAAPGVGKTYAMLSEGHRRVERGTDCVVAFVEHHNRPRTEVMLHGLEQLPRRSVEYRGTSFTEMDVDAVLARKPAVALVDELPHTNVPGCRNTKRWQDIEELLAAGIDVVSTANIQHLESLGDVVESITGVRQQETVPDEVVRRADQIELVDMSPQALRRRMAHGNIYKPDKVDAALSNYFRPGNLTALRELALLWTADRVDEYLQEYRTEHRVSKIWGSRERIVVGLTGGPEGRTLIRRAARLAEKGAGGEVLAVYIARSDGLTSASPKELAVQRTLVEDLGGTFHHVIGDDISSGLLEFARGVNATQIVLGVSRRRSWHYVFGPGVSATVARESGPDLDVHIVTHDEVAKGRGLPDARGARLGRSRTIWGWLVGIIGPALLTLLLSTAIPDVGLANDVLLFLTLTVAAALLGGLRPALASAAVGSLLLNWFFTPPVHELTIADPRNIVALVIFIGVGISVASVVDLAARRTHQAARLRAEAETLSFLAGSVLRGETSLDALLERVRETFVMESVALLERSEESEPWSCVAVVGPRSAGRPEDADVGMPVGDHLALALTGRVLPAEDRRVLGAFAAQAAVVLDRQRLVGEAEEARRLAEGNKIRTSLLAAVSHDLRTPLAGIKASVTSLRADDIEWSEEDQNELLAGIEEGADRLDHLVGNLLDVSRLETGTVTPVIRRTDLDEVVPMALGGVPENSVELDIPETLPMVAVDRGLLERAVANIVENAVKYSPDGEPVLVAASTIADRVELRVVDRGPGVPDEAKERIFGAFQRYGDAPRGAGVGLGLAVARGFVEAMGGTVIAEDTPGGGLTMALSLRMADGLPLSRPELSAEKTT; this comes from the coding sequence ATGGGACGCGGAAAGCTCCGGATTTACCTCGGCGCGGCACCGGGCGTCGGCAAGACGTACGCGATGCTCTCGGAAGGCCACCGCCGGGTCGAGCGCGGCACGGACTGCGTCGTCGCCTTCGTCGAGCACCACAACCGTCCCCGCACGGAGGTGATGCTCCACGGCCTCGAACAGCTCCCCCGCCGAAGCGTCGAGTACCGGGGCACCAGCTTCACCGAGATGGACGTCGATGCGGTCCTGGCCAGGAAACCGGCCGTGGCGCTCGTCGACGAACTTCCGCACACCAATGTCCCCGGCTGCCGCAACACCAAGCGCTGGCAGGACATCGAGGAACTGCTCGCCGCCGGCATCGACGTCGTCTCCACGGCCAACATCCAGCACCTGGAGTCGTTGGGCGATGTCGTCGAGTCGATAACCGGCGTACGGCAGCAGGAGACCGTCCCCGACGAGGTCGTGCGCCGCGCCGACCAGATCGAACTGGTCGACATGTCCCCGCAGGCCCTGCGCCGCCGCATGGCCCACGGAAACATCTACAAGCCGGACAAGGTCGACGCCGCTCTCTCCAACTACTTCCGCCCCGGCAACCTCACCGCGCTGCGCGAACTCGCCCTGCTGTGGACCGCCGACCGCGTCGACGAGTACCTCCAGGAGTACCGTACCGAGCACCGCGTCTCGAAGATCTGGGGCTCCCGGGAACGCATCGTCGTCGGCCTCACCGGTGGCCCCGAGGGCCGGACGCTCATCCGGCGCGCCGCCCGCCTCGCGGAGAAGGGCGCGGGCGGTGAGGTCCTCGCCGTCTACATCGCCCGCAGCGACGGTCTGACCTCCGCCTCGCCCAAGGAACTCGCCGTCCAGCGGACCCTCGTCGAGGACCTCGGCGGTACCTTCCACCACGTCATAGGCGACGACATCTCCTCCGGCCTGCTCGAATTCGCCCGGGGCGTCAATGCCACCCAAATCGTCCTCGGCGTAAGCCGCCGCCGCTCCTGGCACTACGTGTTCGGTCCTGGTGTCAGCGCCACGGTCGCCCGGGAATCGGGCCCCGACCTGGACGTCCACATCGTTACTCACGACGAGGTGGCGAAGGGCCGCGGGCTGCCCGACGCCCGTGGCGCGCGGCTCGGCCGCTCGCGGACCATCTGGGGCTGGCTGGTCGGCATCATCGGCCCGGCCCTGCTGACCCTGCTGCTCAGCACCGCCATCCCCGACGTGGGGCTGGCGAACGACGTCCTGCTCTTCCTCACCCTCACCGTCGCTGCGGCTCTCCTCGGCGGGCTTCGCCCCGCCCTTGCCTCGGCGGCTGTCGGATCCCTGCTGCTCAACTGGTTCTTCACCCCGCCGGTCCACGAGCTCACGATCGCCGACCCCCGCAACATCGTCGCCCTAGTGATCTTCATAGGGGTCGGGATCTCCGTTGCCTCAGTCGTGGACCTGGCGGCCCGCAGGACCCATCAGGCCGCCCGGTTGAGGGCCGAGGCGGAGACACTCTCCTTCCTCGCCGGCAGCGTTCTGCGGGGCGAGACGAGCCTCGACGCTCTCCTCGAACGGGTGCGGGAGACCTTCGTCATGGAGTCGGTGGCACTACTGGAGCGCAGCGAGGAGTCCGAGCCCTGGTCCTGCGTCGCCGTCGTGGGCCCTCGGTCCGCAGGCCGACCCGAGGACGCGGACGTGGGCATGCCGGTCGGCGACCATCTCGCTCTCGCCCTGACGGGCCGCGTCCTGCCCGCCGAGGACCGACGCGTCCTCGGCGCGTTCGCCGCCCAGGCCGCCGTCGTACTGGACCGGCAGCGGCTCGTCGGGGAGGCCGAGGAGGCCCGCAGGCTGGCCGAGGGCAACAAGATCCGCACCTCGCTCCTGGCTGCCGTCAGCCATGACCTGCGTACCCCGCTCGCCGGGATCAAGGCGTCGGTCACCTCGCTGCGGGCCGACGACATCGAGTGGTCCGAGGAGGACCAGAACGAACTCCTCGCCGGCATCGAGGAGGGCGCCGACCGGCTCGACCACCTGGTGGGCAACCTGCTGGATGTCTCCCGCCTCGAGACCGGTACCGTCACCCCCGTCATCCGGCGGACCGACCTCGACGAGGTGGTCCCGATGGCCCTCGGCGGCGTACCGGAGAACAGCGTCGAGCTGGACATCCCCGAGACCCTCCCGATGGTCGCCGTCGACCGCGGCCTCCTGGAACGAGCCGTCGCCAACATCGTCGAGAACGCGGTCAAGTACAGCCCGGACGGTGAACCCGTCCTCGTGGCCGCCAGCACGATCGCCGACCGCGTCGAACTGCGCGTGGTGGACCGTGGCCCCGGAGTCCCCGACGAGGCCAAGGAACGCATCTTCGGCGCGTTCCAGCGCTACGGCGACGCACCGCGCGGAGCCGGAGTGGGCCTGGGCCTCGCCGTGGCCCGCGGCTTCGTCGAGGCGATGGGAGGCACCGTGATCGCCGAGGACACCCCCGGCGGCGGCCTGACGATGGCGCTCAGCCTGCGCATGGCGGACGGCCTGCCTCTCTCCCGGCCAGAGCTTTCTGCGGAGAAGACGACGTGA
- a CDS encoding MerR family DNA-binding transcriptional regulator, giving the protein MITIGQLARYIGVSIKTIRVYHDKGLLPEPDRDASGIRHLRSATDEEFQQALREIDDVLTARISGLRATQGRLRRLAAGHLAPLSTEVGAHLEHLARWGFTPRWVDLQRDLWILVFATHPDRATSLFHDQAETLSDPALRQLFLDYDHAYDLDADDPRIDEVARRIAEATRERYGPDELPGLDAASEIPALIQDTVNASSPAWQRLDTLIRAQLNA; this is encoded by the coding sequence ATGATCACCATCGGTCAATTGGCCAGGTACATCGGTGTGTCGATCAAGACCATCCGCGTCTACCACGACAAGGGGCTGCTCCCCGAGCCTGACCGCGATGCGTCCGGTATCCGGCACTTGAGATCAGCGACCGACGAGGAGTTCCAGCAGGCGCTGCGCGAGATCGACGACGTGCTCACCGCCCGCATCAGCGGCCTGCGGGCAACGCAGGGGCGGTTGCGCCGGCTCGCCGCCGGGCATCTGGCGCCGCTGTCCACCGAGGTCGGTGCCCATCTGGAGCACCTGGCACGCTGGGGATTCACGCCTCGATGGGTGGATCTGCAACGCGACCTGTGGATCCTCGTGTTCGCCACCCACCCGGACCGCGCGACCTCACTGTTCCACGACCAGGCCGAGACCCTGTCCGACCCGGCGCTACGGCAGCTCTTCCTCGACTACGACCACGCGTACGACCTGGACGCCGACGATCCCCGCATCGACGAAGTCGCACGCCGGATCGCCGAGGCGACCCGGGAACGCTACGGACCCGACGAACTGCCCGGGCTGGACGCGGCCTCCGAGATCCCCGCCCTCATCCAGGACACGGTCAATGCCTCGTCCCCGGCATGGCAGCGACTCGACACGCTCATTCGCGCCCAACTGAACGCGTGA